The Fusarium graminearum PH-1 chromosome 2, whole genome shotgun sequence genome includes a region encoding these proteins:
- a CDS encoding sorting nexin-3 has product MPDTRQQSFDEIYGPPENFLEIEVRNPRTHGMGRHMYTDYEILCRTNIPAFKLRQSSVRRRYSDFEYFRDILERESARVTIPPLPGKVFTNRFSDDVIEGRRAGLEKFLKIVVGHPLLQTGSKVLAAFVQGEFVIRLRYHDVPIDTLADPNWDRNAW; this is encoded by the exons ATGCCTGATACGCGCCAGCAGAGCTTTGACGAGATCTACGGGCCTCCCGAGAACTTCCTAGAGATTGAG GTCCGCAACCCAAGAACGCACGGCATGGGCCGCCATATGTATACAGATTACGAGATTCTCTGCCGCACAAACATACCGGCTTTCAAGCTACGCCAGAGCAGCGTCCGCCGCCGCTACTCTGACTTCGAGTACTTCCGCGACATCCTCGAGCGTGAGAGCGCCCGGGTAACCATCCCACCCCTGCCTGGCAAGGTCTTCACCAACCGCTTTAGTGACGATGTCATCGAGGGCCGCCGGGCAGGCCTTgagaagttcctcaagatcGTTGTTGGACACCCTCTGCTGCAGACAGGGAGTAAGGTTCTGGCCGCCTTCGTCCAAGGTGAGTTTGTAATCCGTCTTCGCTACCATGATGTCCCGATTGACACGCTCGCAGACCCCAACTGGGATCGCAACGCTTGGTGA